ACCCATATCCTTCAGCGTGAGCCCAAGGTTCTCGACGATGGCGTCGAAGTGACTGTCGTTCAGGCCCCGCTCGACCAGGTGCGCGTGGCCGACCTTCATATCCAGCCCAGTGTAGTTGTGTGGGCCACCGAAGGCCATCGTCAGGAACGCCTTCTGCTTGGCCGATTGCTTGTACATATCGACGTTTTCAAAGAAGTAGTTCACCCGATCGTCCGCCAAGACGCGTCGATAGAACTTGTTCACGGCGGCATCGACTGCCGCTTGACCACCAAGGTTTTCAAAGAGTGTGCTCATAGTTAGATCTCGTTTCG
The DNA window shown above is from Chthonomonas sp. and carries:
- a CDS encoding group 1 truncated hemoglobin, with the protein product MSTLFENLGGQAAVDAAVNKFYRRVLADDRVNYFFENVDMYKQSAKQKAFLTMAFGGPHNYTGLDMKVGHAHLVERGLNDSHFDAIVENLGLTLKDMGVADDLISQVAAVAETTREDVLGRS